In Candidatus Bathyarchaeota archaeon, the sequence CAAAACATTCTTCCTATCTTGCCCAATTTAGAACAGTTCTCAGCGACCCGCTCCTTAACCCAAATCCTCAAATAACCCCTTCATACTTAAAAAAAAAGAGTGCGTTGTCAATGAGCCAGTCTGACATAATGATAGACAACCTCGTCAAGAGATTTGAGGACGTGACCGCCATAGGTGGGATAAACCTGTGCGTCTCCAAAGGCGAGCTCTTTGGCTTATTAGGGCCAAACGGTGCTGGAAAAACTACAATCATAAACATTCTCTGCGGCTTGATTAAACCGACCAGCGGCGCTGCTACAGTCGGCGGCTACGATACCCAAAGAAAGACTTCGGAAATCAAGGAAATAATTGGCGTTTGCCCACAGGAGACCGCGATATACCCATATCTGACGGGCGCAGAGAACGTAGAGCTTTTCGGGGGTCTTCATTTAATGAAAAAGGCGAAGCTTGAGGCGCGGCGTGCTCTGTTGTTTGACAAACTGGGGTTAACTCAGGAAGCTAAAAGAAAAGCTGAAAAATACAGTGGCGGAATGAAACGGCGGTTAAGCCTCATACTCGCATTGATTCATGATCCGCAAATCGCGTTTTTGGACGAGCCGACAGTGGCCATGGATCCTCAATCTCGTCATGCTGTTTGGGATTTCATAAAAGAGCTGAAAAAAGAAAACAAAACCCTCATTTTAACTACGCATTACATGGAG encodes:
- a CDS encoding ABC transporter ATP-binding protein, with the translated sequence MSQSDIMIDNLVKRFEDVTAIGGINLCVSKGELFGLLGPNGAGKTTIINILCGLIKPTSGAATVGGYDTQRKTSEIKEIIGVCPQETAIYPYLTGAENVELFGGLHLMKKAKLEARRALLFDKLGLTQEAKRKAEKYSGGMKRRLSLILALIHDPQIAFLDEPTVAMDPQSRHAVWDFIKELKKENKTLILTTHYMEEAEELCDRVGIIDHGTLIALGSPAELIAKNKVKNLEEVFIKLTGRKIREEL